In Thermus antranikianii DSM 12462, one DNA window encodes the following:
- a CDS encoding ABC transporter substrate-binding protein has protein sequence MRKWLLAIGVALGLSALAQTGKLEIFSWWAGDEGPALEALIRLYKQKYPGVEVINATVTGGAGVNAKAVLKTRMLGGDPPDTFQVHAGQELIGTWVVAERMEDLTSLFRQEGWLQAFPKGLIDLLSYKGGIWSVPVNIHRSNVMWYIPAKLKEWGVTPPKTWAEFLATCQTLKRKGLEAPLALGENWTQQHLWESVALATLGADGWNNLWSGKLKFTDPKAVAVWETFGKVLDCANKDAAGLSWQQAVDRVVQGKAAFNIMGDWAAGYMSTTLKLKPGTDFAWAPSPGTSGIFMMLSDSFGLPKGAKNRQNAINWLKLVGSKEGQDTFNPLKGSIAARLDSDPAKYNAYGQSAMKDWKSNRIVGSLVHGAVAPESFMSQFGTVMEIFLQSRNPQAAANAAQAIANQVGLGR, from the coding sequence ATGAGGAAGTGGCTTTTGGCGATCGGCGTGGCCTTGGGGCTTAGCGCCCTGGCCCAGACGGGCAAGCTGGAGATCTTCTCCTGGTGGGCGGGAGACGAAGGCCCGGCCCTCGAGGCCCTCATCCGGCTTTATAAGCAAAAGTATCCCGGTGTGGAGGTCATCAACGCCACGGTTACCGGCGGGGCAGGGGTGAACGCCAAGGCGGTCCTGAAGACCCGCATGCTGGGCGGTGACCCGCCCGATACCTTCCAGGTGCACGCCGGACAGGAACTCATCGGCACCTGGGTGGTGGCCGAGCGCATGGAGGACCTCACCAGCCTCTTCCGGCAGGAGGGTTGGCTCCAAGCCTTCCCCAAGGGCCTCATCGACCTCCTCTCCTACAAGGGAGGCATCTGGAGCGTGCCCGTCAACATCCACCGCTCCAACGTCATGTGGTACATCCCCGCCAAGCTGAAGGAGTGGGGGGTGACCCCGCCCAAGACCTGGGCGGAGTTCCTCGCCACCTGCCAGACCTTGAAGCGGAAGGGCCTTGAAGCGCCCCTGGCCCTGGGCGAGAACTGGACCCAGCAGCACCTTTGGGAAAGCGTGGCCCTGGCCACCCTGGGAGCCGACGGCTGGAATAACCTCTGGAGCGGCAAGCTGAAGTTCACCGACCCCAAGGCGGTGGCCGTATGGGAAACCTTTGGCAAGGTGCTGGATTGCGCCAACAAGGACGCCGCGGGGCTTTCCTGGCAACAGGCGGTGGACCGGGTAGTCCAGGGCAAGGCCGCTTTCAACATCATGGGCGACTGGGCCGCCGGCTACATGAGCACCACCTTGAAGCTCAAGCCCGGCACCGACTTTGCCTGGGCCCCGTCCCCTGGCACCTCCGGGATCTTCATGATGCTCTCCGACTCCTTTGGCCTACCCAAGGGAGCCAAGAACCGGCAAAACGCCATCAACTGGCTCAAGCTGGTGGGCTCCAAGGAGGGGCAGGACACCTTTAACCCCCTGAAGGGCTCCATCGCCGCCCGGCTGGACTCCGACCCCGCCAAGTACAACGCCTATGGCCAGTCGGCCATGAAGGACTGGAAGTCCAACCGCATCGTGGGCTCTTTGGTGCACGGGGCGGTGGCACCCGAAAGCTTCATGAGCCAGTTCGGCACGGTGATGGAGATCTTCTTGCAAAGCAGGAACCCGCAAGCGGCGGCCAATGCCGCCCAGGCCATTGCCAACCAGGTGGGCTTGGGCCGCTAG